Proteins encoded within one genomic window of Halogeometricum sp. S1BR25-6:
- a CDS encoding fumarylacetoacetate hydrolase family protein, with protein sequence MRYYRLPGGESRSDSDSLVVVDDEGDAYDLSTASDDLGSFTALARAANASDRSIDDIARDRIPDAVRRDLDDVEGNALLPVSAEEVWAAGVTYSISEQAREAESGKPEVYIDVYDSERPELFLKATPSRTVGPHDAVGIRGDSEWDVPEPELGVVLHREEVVGYTIGNDVSSRSIEGENPLYLPQAKVYDRCCSLGPCVATESVVEDPHDLEMSLTIERDEEVVYEDSTSTSEMATTCEKLVEYLRRHNNLPETLVLLTGTALVPPESFTLHEGDRVSIDIDHIGRLVNDTVVV encoded by the coding sequence ATGCGATATTACCGACTCCCCGGTGGAGAGTCGCGGTCGGATTCCGACTCGCTCGTCGTCGTCGACGACGAGGGGGACGCCTACGACCTGTCGACGGCGTCGGACGACCTCGGCTCGTTCACCGCACTGGCCCGCGCGGCGAACGCCAGCGATCGGTCGATCGACGACATCGCTCGCGACCGAATCCCGGACGCCGTTCGGCGCGACCTCGACGACGTCGAGGGGAACGCGCTCTTGCCGGTCTCGGCGGAAGAGGTGTGGGCCGCGGGCGTCACCTACAGCATCAGCGAGCAGGCTCGCGAGGCCGAGAGCGGCAAGCCCGAGGTGTACATCGACGTCTACGACAGCGAGCGCCCGGAACTGTTCCTGAAGGCGACGCCCTCGCGGACGGTCGGCCCGCACGACGCCGTCGGCATCCGCGGCGACTCCGAGTGGGACGTCCCCGAACCGGAACTCGGCGTCGTCCTCCACCGGGAGGAGGTCGTCGGCTACACCATCGGCAACGACGTCTCCAGTCGCTCCATCGAGGGTGAGAACCCCCTCTACCTCCCGCAGGCCAAGGTGTACGACCGCTGCTGCTCGCTCGGACCCTGCGTCGCTACCGAGTCGGTCGTCGAGGACCCCCACGACTTGGAGATGTCGCTGACCATCGAACGCGACGAGGAGGTCGTCTACGAGGACTCCACCTCGACCAGCGAGATGGCGACGACCTGCGAGAAGTTGGTCGAGTACCTTCGGCGGCACAACAATCTCCCGGAGACGCTCGTGCTGCTCACGGGCACGGCGCTCGTCCCGCCGGAGTCGTTCACGCTCCACGAGGGCGACCGCGTCTCCATCGACATCGACCACATCGGTCGCCTCGTCAACGACACCGTCGTCGTCTGA
- a CDS encoding GntP family permease — protein sequence MVVEFAHSPLLTFVVGLVFVVLFLVVWDLPAFVGLTLAALSVGLVNSVFVADFALADAATRTATAFGNGMAGIGIPILMAAIIGKAMLEAGSAQRIVRGFQSALGEDRSEYALWGSSTVLAIPVFFDSVLFLLAPLARSMRARRGKNYALYLVAVGAGGSAAHVFIPPTPGPLAVASEIGVNLGMTMLVGVAVALPSATVSGLVFGHWINRRVEIPLRDAMGTSTEELMERANRSAENIPGTLEAALPILLAITLVSSLTVVDTLESLYPMLSTVKPVVAFIGDKNVALTIAAIAAALTYLRWSDLTRSQWEDELTEALKSGGNIAAITAMGGAFGALLAASGIGSYIAGSLQGIGIGLLVTAWLIAAIVRIAQGSATAAMLTTAGIMAPLASQLNVHPAYLVMAIGSGGIICSWYNDSGFWLMKEVGGLTQAETLKTWTALTTVLSFTGIVSVLLLSTFVPLS from the coding sequence ATGGTAGTCGAATTTGCGCACAGCCCCTTGCTCACGTTCGTCGTGGGTCTTGTCTTCGTGGTACTGTTCTTGGTCGTCTGGGACCTCCCGGCGTTCGTCGGGTTGACGCTCGCGGCGCTCTCGGTCGGTCTCGTCAACTCGGTGTTCGTCGCCGACTTCGCGTTGGCGGACGCAGCCACCCGGACGGCGACGGCGTTCGGAAACGGGATGGCCGGTATCGGCATCCCCATCCTGATGGCGGCTATCATCGGGAAAGCGATGCTGGAGGCGGGGTCCGCACAGCGCATCGTGCGCGGCTTCCAGTCGGCCCTCGGCGAGGACCGAAGCGAGTACGCCCTCTGGGGGAGCAGTACCGTCCTCGCGATTCCCGTCTTCTTCGACAGCGTCCTCTTCCTTCTCGCACCGCTGGCTCGTTCGATGCGCGCGCGTCGCGGGAAGAACTACGCGCTGTACCTCGTCGCCGTCGGCGCCGGCGGGTCCGCGGCGCACGTGTTCATCCCGCCGACGCCCGGTCCGCTGGCCGTCGCCAGCGAAATCGGCGTCAACCTCGGCATGACCATGCTCGTCGGCGTCGCCGTCGCCCTCCCGTCAGCGACGGTGTCGGGACTCGTGTTCGGTCACTGGATCAACCGCCGCGTCGAGATTCCCCTCCGCGACGCGATGGGTACCTCGACCGAGGAGTTGATGGAGCGCGCGAACCGCTCCGCGGAGAACATCCCCGGCACGTTGGAGGCGGCGCTTCCTATCCTCCTCGCCATCACGCTCGTCAGTTCGCTCACCGTCGTCGACACGCTCGAATCGCTCTATCCGATGCTCTCGACGGTCAAACCCGTCGTCGCGTTCATCGGGGACAAGAACGTCGCGCTGACCATCGCGGCCATCGCGGCGGCGCTGACGTACCTGCGATGGTCCGACTTGACGCGTTCGCAGTGGGAAGACGAACTCACCGAGGCGCTGAAGAGCGGGGGTAACATCGCCGCCATCACGGCGATGGGCGGCGCCTTCGGCGCGCTGTTGGCCGCCTCCGGAATCGGCTCCTACATCGCTGGCAGCCTCCAGGGTATCGGCATCGGGCTGCTCGTCACCGCGTGGCTCATCGCCGCCATCGTTCGCATCGCGCAGGGCTCCGCGACGGCCGCGATGCTCACCACCGCCGGCATCATGGCTCCCCTCGCGAGTCAACTGAACGTCCACCCGGCGTACCTCGTCATGGCCATCGGCTCGGGCGGCATCATCTGCTCGTGGTACAACGACTCGGGCTTCTGGCTGATGAAAGAGGTCGGCGGACTCACGCAGGCGGAGACGTTGAAGACGTGGACCGCGCTGACGACGGTGCTCTCGTTCACCGGCATCGTCTCCGTCCTCCTGCTCTCGACGTTCGTGCCGCTCTCGTAG
- a CDS encoding zinc-dependent alcohol dehydrogenase, whose product MRGLTKTSRGHGSMELVDVNRPTPAADEALIEVDYAGLCGSDAGIYEFESAFERMNLPTIIGHEYTGRVVETGDAVTKFAVGDRVVERPIRGCGDCYQCEIGEENVCQNAVITGVDHDGAYAGYVTAPETALHPVPDGVDPKHAALVEPTSIGARAVIQNSRVGAGDRVLVAGPGPIGQLTAQIADAQGGEVVVAGVGQDTEYRLPLAEELGFRTLNVEADDMAARREDLTDGIGYDVVFDTTGHPSGLTMAVEQVRKGGQIVLIGQTGETTMPYSPLVRSEIDLQCSYASMYEDFENSFRLIESGDVDHATFLDDRFSLLDADEAFETFLSGGTCKPVFDVSVLRDE is encoded by the coding sequence ATGCGAGGACTCACCAAGACCAGCCGCGGTCACGGCTCGATGGAACTCGTCGACGTCAACCGACCGACGCCCGCGGCGGACGAGGCGCTGATCGAAGTCGACTACGCAGGACTCTGCGGGAGCGACGCCGGCATCTACGAGTTCGAGTCGGCGTTCGAGCGGATGAACCTCCCGACGATCATCGGCCACGAGTACACCGGTCGCGTCGTCGAAACGGGCGACGCCGTCACGAAGTTCGCGGTCGGCGACCGCGTCGTCGAGCGGCCAATTCGGGGCTGCGGCGACTGCTACCAGTGCGAAATCGGCGAGGAGAACGTCTGTCAGAACGCCGTGATAACGGGCGTCGACCACGACGGCGCGTACGCGGGCTACGTCACGGCGCCCGAGACGGCGCTTCACCCCGTGCCCGACGGCGTCGACCCGAAGCACGCGGCGCTGGTCGAACCGACGAGCATCGGCGCGCGCGCGGTCATACAGAACTCGCGCGTCGGCGCCGGAGACAGAGTGCTGGTCGCCGGTCCGGGCCCCATCGGTCAACTGACCGCCCAGATCGCCGACGCGCAGGGCGGCGAGGTGGTCGTCGCGGGCGTCGGACAGGACACCGAGTATCGACTACCGCTGGCCGAGGAACTCGGATTTCGGACGCTCAACGTCGAGGCGGACGACATGGCGGCCCGCCGCGAGGACCTGACCGACGGCATCGGCTACGACGTGGTGTTCGACACGACCGGTCATCCGTCCGGACTCACGATGGCCGTCGAACAGGTCCGGAAGGGCGGACAGATCGTACTCATCGGACAGACCGGCGAGACGACGATGCCGTACTCGCCGCTCGTCCGGTCGGAGATAGACCTCCAGTGCTCCTACGCGTCGATGTACGAGGACTTCGAGAACTCCTTCCGGCTCATCGAGTCGGGCGACGTGGACCACGCGACGTTCCTCGACGACCGTTTCAGCCTGCTCGACGCCGACGAGGCGTTCGAGACGTTCCTCTCGGGCGGGACGTGCAAGCCCGTCTTCGACGTCTCGGTGCTGCGGGACGAGTAG
- a CDS encoding SDR family NAD(P)-dependent oxidoreductase produces the protein MDSYEHTPVTVEDKRAVVVGGTSGIGEAIALGFASEGADVVATSRSEEKVESTAEAIRDRGADTVSVTCDVTDAESLERVRDRAVEELGGVDIVVASQGAISRESVRDISEEDWDFVTDVALDGVRRVTQAFAPALEESESGAIVNISSLAATLSMSNLPAYSAAKGGVEAFTRASAKELSPEVRVNAIAPGFVITPQNEDTYAEGTEKRTRIDERTPLGRVADREEIVGAAVYLASDAASYVTGEVATVDGGFGDSAF, from the coding sequence ATGGATTCGTACGAGCACACGCCGGTCACCGTCGAGGACAAGCGCGCCGTCGTCGTCGGCGGGACCAGCGGCATCGGTGAGGCCATCGCGCTCGGGTTCGCGAGCGAGGGCGCCGACGTGGTGGCGACGAGTCGAAGCGAAGAGAAAGTGGAGTCGACCGCGGAGGCGATTCGGGACCGCGGGGCCGACACGGTGAGCGTGACCTGCGACGTGACGGACGCCGAGTCGCTCGAACGCGTCCGCGACCGAGCGGTCGAGGAACTCGGCGGCGTGGACATCGTCGTCGCCTCGCAGGGCGCCATCTCCCGGGAGTCGGTTCGGGACATCTCGGAGGAGGATTGGGACTTCGTGACCGACGTGGCTCTCGACGGCGTCCGCCGGGTCACACAGGCGTTCGCACCGGCGCTCGAAGAGAGCGAGTCGGGAGCCATCGTCAACATCTCCTCGCTGGCGGCCACGCTCTCGATGTCGAACCTCCCCGCCTACTCCGCCGCGAAGGGCGGCGTCGAGGCGTTCACCCGCGCGTCCGCGAAGGAACTCTCTCCCGAAGTGCGCGTGAACGCCATCGCGCCGGGATTCGTCATCACGCCACAGAACGAGGACACGTACGCCGAGGGGACGGAGAAGCGGACGCGCATCGACGAGCGCACGCCCCTCGGACGAGTCGCCGACCGCGAGGAAATCGTCGGCGCGGCCGTCTACCTCGCCAGCGACGCCGCCTCTTACGTCACCGGCGAAGTCGCCACCGTCGACGGCGGCTTCGGCGACAGCGCGTTCTGA
- a CDS encoding mandelate racemase/muconate lactonizing enzyme family protein: MVDYAKLRDPNAEYTMRDLSAETMGITNERGGVRDAEITDVQTTMVDGNYPWILVRVYTDAGVVGTGESYWGGGDDAIIERMKPFLVGENPLDIDRLYEHLVQKMSGEGSVSGKVISAISGIEIALHDAAGKLLDVPAYQLVGGKYRDEVRIYCDLHTENEADPEACAEEGVRVVEDLGYDAIKFDLDVPSGHEKDRANRHLRNPEIDHKVEIVEAVTEAVGDRADVAFDCHWSFTGGSAKRLARELEPYDVWWLEDPVPPENHEVQKKVTDSTTTPIAVGENVYRKFGQLSLLQPQAVDIIAPDLPRVGGMRETRKIADLADMYYIPVAMHNVSSPIGTMASAQVGAAIPNSLAVEYHSYELGWWEDLVEEDNLIEDGRMEIPEKPGLGLTLDLDAVGEHMVEGETLFDEA, translated from the coding sequence ATGGTCGACTACGCGAAGCTACGCGACCCGAACGCGGAGTACACGATGCGGGACCTCTCCGCGGAGACGATGGGCATCACCAACGAACGCGGCGGCGTCCGCGACGCTGAGATTACGGACGTACAGACGACGATGGTCGACGGCAACTACCCGTGGATTCTCGTCCGCGTCTACACCGACGCCGGCGTCGTCGGTACCGGCGAGTCCTACTGGGGCGGCGGCGACGACGCCATCATCGAGCGGATGAAGCCGTTCCTCGTCGGCGAGAACCCCCTCGACATCGACCGTCTGTACGAGCACCTCGTTCAGAAGATGTCCGGCGAGGGTTCCGTCTCCGGGAAGGTCATCTCGGCTATCTCCGGCATCGAAATCGCTCTGCACGACGCCGCCGGGAAACTCCTCGACGTGCCCGCCTACCAACTCGTTGGCGGGAAGTACCGCGACGAGGTGCGCATCTACTGCGACCTCCACACCGAGAACGAGGCGGACCCCGAAGCCTGCGCCGAGGAGGGAGTGCGCGTCGTCGAGGACCTCGGTTACGACGCCATCAAGTTCGACCTCGACGTGCCCTCGGGTCACGAGAAGGACCGCGCGAACCGCCACCTGCGCAACCCCGAAATCGACCACAAGGTCGAAATCGTCGAGGCCGTCACCGAGGCCGTCGGCGACCGCGCGGACGTCGCCTTCGACTGCCACTGGTCGTTCACCGGTGGGTCGGCAAAGCGCCTCGCCCGCGAACTCGAACCGTACGACGTCTGGTGGCTCGAAGACCCCGTGCCGCCGGAAAACCACGAGGTCCAGAAGAAGGTGACAGACTCCACGACGACGCCCATCGCCGTCGGGGAGAACGTCTACCGGAAGTTCGGCCAACTCTCCCTGCTGCAACCGCAGGCGGTCGACATCATCGCGCCCGACCTCCCGCGCGTCGGCGGCATGCGCGAGACGCGGAAGATAGCCGACCTCGCCGATATGTACTACATCCCCGTGGCGATGCACAACGTCTCCTCGCCCATCGGGACGATGGCCTCGGCGCAGGTCGGCGCGGCCATCCCGAACTCGCTGGCCGTCGAGTACCACTCCTACGAACTCGGCTGGTGGGAGGACCTCGTCGAGGAAGACAACCTCATCGAGGACGGCCGCATGGAGATTCCCGAGAAGCCGGGTCTCGGCCTGACGCTCGACCTCGACGCCGTCGGCGAGCACATGGTCGAGGGCGAGACGCTGTTCGACGAAGCGTAG
- a CDS encoding CRTAC1 family protein, which yields MTLALLLLSSGCLGGVADTLSGAPDTTIDFRERTDASGLAYQTDGGGAGNGDDGVYVADYDRDGWQDVLAVGGERPVLFRNVNGTFERDAAFPTFDGAVKGALFFDYDGDGWDDLLVLRSHAEPVLLHNDGGTFERSGEEFGNLTYPMGATAADYDGDGDLDLLVYQSGDWTYGKPEGYFGLHKYVREDNGNPNVLYENTGNGFERVADSELSDAARWSLAASFVDLNGDGRQDVHVANDYNTDVVYLNRGNGTFEARPIRGNTSRNGMSSEIADVNGDGAQDVFTTNIYLPLDEVEDKERYERLRLLFGYVIKSGRTKGNTMMVNDGSGNLTDRAVAYGVRQGGWGWAASLTDLDNDGDRDLIHATQNVVRIDRDDPHYTLPMLFERDGNSFENLDASERNLTEHDGRGLVSFDYDRDGDMDVVIAPYDGEVTVYENVGVGAGADSLDFRVADANGSTVYGAEVTVSGAPGGPTTVQQTVGSDFLSQEGRVSHVGAGGAETVDFAVRWPDGTERTFEDVATNQRVLVTKDGVETVVEYGD from the coding sequence ATGACGCTCGCGCTCTTACTTCTCTCGTCGGGCTGTCTCGGCGGCGTCGCGGACACCCTCTCCGGTGCCCCGGACACGACTATCGACTTCCGCGAGCGGACGGACGCCTCGGGCCTCGCCTACCAGACCGACGGCGGCGGCGCCGGCAACGGCGACGACGGCGTCTACGTCGCCGACTACGACCGCGACGGTTGGCAGGACGTGCTGGCCGTCGGCGGCGAGCGCCCCGTTCTGTTCCGAAACGTCAACGGCACGTTCGAACGCGACGCCGCGTTTCCGACGTTCGACGGAGCGGTCAAGGGGGCGCTGTTCTTCGACTACGACGGCGACGGCTGGGACGACCTGCTGGTGCTTCGCTCCCACGCGGAACCCGTCCTCCTCCACAACGACGGGGGGACGTTCGAGCGCTCCGGGGAGGAGTTCGGTAATCTGACGTACCCGATGGGGGCGACGGCCGCCGACTACGACGGCGACGGCGACTTGGACCTCCTCGTCTACCAGTCGGGCGACTGGACGTACGGGAAGCCGGAGGGCTACTTCGGACTCCACAAGTACGTCCGCGAGGACAACGGCAACCCGAACGTCCTCTACGAGAACACCGGCAACGGCTTCGAACGCGTCGCGGACTCGGAACTGAGCGACGCCGCGCGGTGGAGCCTCGCGGCGAGTTTCGTCGACTTGAACGGCGACGGCCGGCAGGACGTCCACGTCGCCAACGACTACAACACCGACGTGGTGTACCTGAACCGGGGGAACGGGACCTTCGAGGCGCGCCCGATTCGCGGGAACACCTCCCGCAACGGGATGTCCTCCGAAATCGCGGACGTGAACGGCGACGGCGCGCAGGACGTGTTCACGACGAACATCTACCTCCCTCTCGACGAAGTCGAGGACAAGGAGCGGTACGAGCGGCTCAGACTCCTGTTCGGCTACGTCATCAAATCCGGGCGGACGAAGGGGAACACGATGATGGTGAACGACGGGTCGGGCAACCTCACCGACCGCGCCGTGGCCTACGGCGTCCGGCAGGGCGGGTGGGGGTGGGCGGCCAGTCTGACCGACCTCGACAACGACGGCGACAGGGACCTGATACATGCGACGCAGAACGTCGTCAGAATCGACCGCGACGACCCGCACTACACCCTCCCGATGCTGTTCGAACGCGACGGCAACAGCTTCGAGAATCTCGACGCCTCCGAACGAAACCTGACCGAACACGACGGGCGCGGACTCGTCTCGTTCGACTACGACCGCGACGGCGACATGGACGTGGTCATCGCCCCCTACGACGGCGAGGTGACCGTCTACGAGAACGTCGGCGTCGGCGCCGGCGCCGACAGCCTCGACTTCCGCGTCGCCGACGCGAACGGGTCGACCGTCTACGGCGCCGAAGTGACCGTCTCGGGCGCTCCCGGCGGGCCGACGACGGTCCAGCAGACCGTCGGATCCGACTTCCTCTCCCAAGAGGGACGAGTCTCCCACGTCGGCGCGGGCGGCGCCGAGACGGTCGACTTCGCCGTCCGCTGGCCCGACGGCACCGAGCGCACCTTCGAGGACGTGGCGACTAATCAGCGGGTGCTGGTCACGAAAGACGGCGTCGAGACGGTCGTCGAGTACGGCGACTGA
- a CDS encoding DUF7405 family protein, which produces MTGDDSRGLSRRTMVKAALAIGGSSALAACQEAERSPDEETTEGPEYPRGTEDPSALPARQHAWDDYLVNSVHGTVTQSQHQLLLGLSYEGSVPPTDEEREQVEAALRTLERAFQWGSGLDTSGSVNDGLLFMVGYAPRYLERMGIELDELQRPETVLAELGEDESLAADFDALLLLDSDYASVLLAAEQALFAEKERLNGVEVEHRLSDIFTVTERRTGVLGKGRPAQEIDNEDIPEDAPLSMGFRAGFSNSLPAEDAATLSTGPFAGGTTLAVSRVRTDLDRWYDQPHEQRTKEMYCPAHDYEDVGDVGDALGDHSEITEENVENLEELAAEHGIVGHAQKVASARDEEFRTQILRRSEGVATDDVHGSAFNFSSVQTDTRKFVEVRRAMSVEEYDVDVPADRHGIVDYLGTLSRSTFLVPPRADRALPSDR; this is translated from the coding sequence ATGACTGGAGACGATTCGCGGGGGCTCTCCCGCCGGACCATGGTGAAAGCGGCGCTCGCTATCGGCGGGTCGAGCGCGCTCGCGGCCTGCCAGGAGGCGGAGCGCTCCCCCGACGAGGAGACGACCGAGGGGCCGGAGTACCCCCGCGGGACCGAGGACCCGTCCGCGCTGCCGGCGCGCCAGCACGCGTGGGACGACTATCTGGTGAACAGCGTCCACGGCACCGTGACGCAGAGCCAACACCAGTTGCTGCTCGGTCTCTCCTACGAGGGGTCGGTCCCGCCGACCGACGAGGAGCGAGAGCAGGTCGAAGCGGCACTCCGAACGTTGGAACGCGCCTTTCAGTGGGGGAGCGGCCTCGACACGAGCGGCAGCGTCAACGACGGCCTGCTGTTCATGGTCGGGTACGCGCCCCGGTATCTGGAGCGGATGGGCATCGAACTGGACGAACTCCAGCGACCCGAGACCGTCCTCGCGGAACTCGGCGAGGACGAGTCGCTGGCCGCCGACTTCGACGCCCTCCTGCTCCTCGACAGCGACTACGCGTCCGTGCTCCTGGCCGCCGAGCAGGCCCTGTTCGCGGAGAAGGAGCGACTCAACGGCGTCGAGGTGGAGCACCGCCTGTCCGATATCTTCACCGTGACGGAGCGCCGGACCGGCGTCCTCGGGAAGGGGCGACCAGCCCAGGAGATAGACAACGAGGACATCCCCGAGGACGCGCCGCTATCGATGGGGTTCCGGGCGGGATTCAGCAACAGTCTCCCCGCCGAGGACGCCGCGACGCTCTCGACGGGTCCGTTCGCCGGCGGGACGACGCTGGCCGTCTCGCGCGTGCGGACGGACCTCGACCGCTGGTACGACCAACCGCACGAGCAGCGGACCAAGGAGATGTACTGCCCGGCCCACGACTACGAGGACGTGGGTGACGTGGGTGACGCCCTCGGCGACCACAGCGAAATCACCGAGGAGAACGTCGAGAATTTGGAGGAACTCGCGGCCGAACACGGCATCGTCGGCCACGCGCAGAAGGTGGCTTCCGCCCGCGACGAGGAGTTCCGGACGCAGATTCTGCGGCGCTCGGAGGGCGTCGCCACGGACGACGTGCACGGCTCCGCGTTCAACTTCTCGTCGGTCCAGACGGACACGCGAAAGTTCGTCGAGGTCCGGCGGGCGATGAGTGTCGAGGAGTACGACGTGGACGTCCCCGCGGACAGGCACGGTATCGTCGACTACCTCGGCACGCTCTCGCGGAGCACGTTCCTCGTGCCGCCGCGGGCGGACCGCGCGCTCCCGAGCGACCGATGA
- a CDS encoding HEAT repeat domain-containing protein has translation MTANASRPLDGIEPESVTPEDVDDREVRSALASDTPSVRQRGVAVCESLAAADVEAVRPLLDDVAPLAGDDNAAVALRAVSVLDTVARADPAALDGATSGLVDAADSEIVDVQLTAAAALGVLVVKRPDLVAPFVGELVAAIRATEPDPTPDDFSAVEDPVTRRTLEEHEESERQRRTSGRRTLVNVVVAVCEEEPESALGTVEGLLGLLDDVDPSVVGGAVDALGELAVADPEAVAPARDELRARLDHPRTFVRARVVRALGRLGDEEAVPKLRTVAETDDDENVREIAAETAAFLAEES, from the coding sequence ATGACCGCGAACGCGTCGAGACCGCTCGACGGTATCGAACCCGAATCCGTCACCCCCGAGGACGTCGACGACCGAGAGGTCCGGTCCGCCCTCGCGTCCGACACGCCCTCGGTGCGACAGCGCGGGGTGGCGGTCTGCGAATCGCTCGCCGCGGCGGACGTCGAGGCTGTCCGACCCCTCCTCGACGACGTCGCTCCGCTGGCGGGCGACGACAACGCCGCCGTCGCCCTGCGGGCCGTTTCAGTCCTCGACACCGTCGCCCGGGCGGACCCCGCGGCGCTCGACGGCGCGACGTCGGGCCTCGTCGACGCGGCGGACAGCGAAATCGTCGACGTCCAGTTGACCGCGGCCGCCGCGCTCGGGGTGCTCGTCGTGAAGCGACCGGACCTCGTCGCCCCGTTCGTCGGCGAACTCGTCGCGGCGATTCGCGCCACCGAACCCGACCCCACCCCGGACGACTTCAGCGCCGTCGAGGACCCGGTGACCCGGCGGACGCTCGAAGAACACGAGGAGTCCGAGCGCCAGCGGCGGACCTCCGGCCGCCGGACGCTCGTCAACGTGGTCGTCGCCGTCTGCGAGGAGGAACCGGAGTCGGCGCTCGGTACGGTCGAGGGACTGCTGGGTCTCTTGGACGACGTGGACCCGTCAGTCGTCGGCGGCGCCGTCGACGCCCTCGGCGAACTGGCCGTGGCCGACCCCGAGGCCGTCGCCCCCGCGAGGGACGAACTGCGCGCCCGTCTCGACCATCCACGAACGTTCGTGCGCGCGCGCGTCGTCCGGGCGCTCGGACGCCTCGGCGACGAGGAGGCCGTCCCGAAGCTTCGGACCGTCGCCGAAACCGACGACGACGAGAACGTGCGGGAGATAGCGGCCGAGACGGCCGCGTTCTTGGCAGAAGAGTCCTGA